A genome region from Akkermansiaceae bacterium includes the following:
- a CDS encoding valine--tRNA ligase: protein MSELAKAYEPQAVEEKWYAAWQEAGCFRADEHSEKEAYAIVIPPPNVTGILHLGHVLNNSIQDILARRARQKGKEVLWLPGTDHAGIATQAKVERELRESEGKTRRDLGRDEFLKRVWDFKDKHGDIIIRQLKRLGCSCDWSRERFTMDPQYTRWVSQVFVDLFNEGLIYRGKRMVNWCPVSLTALSDEEVIMKPSRSKLFTMKYELADSPGEFIHISTTRPETLMGDVAIAVHPKHPKYAKWIGKMVKRPFPEALIPIIGDDAVDLEFGTGALKITPAHDKVDFEIGLKHGLEIIDVLHPDGTMNMPSMPEFDGLDRFVARRKAAAKLEEMGLLLGVEEYENNVGYSERADVPIEPRISMQWFLRYPKIKESTEAVASGEIAFRPGRWAKTYAHWMENLQDWCISRQLWWGHQIPVWYRKDKLTDLKNAESLETKDAEAGDIYVGVEPPTEGDWERDEDVMDTWFSSWLWPFATMSDVGENSQTLKKFYPTTDLVTGPDIIFFWVARMIMAGYRFADGLPFRNVYFTSIIRDLKGRKMSKSLGNSPDPIDLMDKFGADGLRFGLMRIAPVGADVRFDESSVEEGRNFANKLYNACRFRQMDGNEFAPLPSVKGLPVYHIQVMAKLDQLQADLDGIYGEYRFGEIAQRLYEFLWNDFCDKWLEAVKADLRESATPEARAAALGTFDAAMSRYLQLLHPYMPHVTEELSERMDYVSQGEFLMQKILPEKALLAELSAAEISAADKHATAIYETAGRLRNLKAEYNLGSRKDVRFIMKGAAPWLSAELNVLALLAGATEILVDDSYEAPKGTPAAVTPSGEAYMPMEGLIDVEAERTRITKEIEKIHIEVKKAEGKLGNASFVDRAPPEVVEQEKQRLGDWKAKLAQLQQMLEDLK, encoded by the coding sequence ATGTCCGAGTTAGCGAAAGCCTACGAGCCGCAGGCCGTGGAGGAAAAATGGTATGCCGCATGGCAAGAGGCGGGGTGTTTCCGCGCCGATGAACATTCCGAAAAGGAAGCCTACGCCATCGTCATCCCACCGCCCAACGTCACCGGCATCCTCCACCTCGGCCACGTGCTCAACAACTCGATCCAGGACATCCTCGCCCGCCGTGCGCGGCAGAAAGGCAAGGAAGTCCTCTGGCTCCCCGGCACCGACCACGCAGGCATCGCCACCCAGGCGAAGGTCGAGCGCGAGCTGCGCGAAAGCGAGGGCAAGACCCGCCGCGACCTCGGCCGCGACGAGTTCCTCAAGCGTGTCTGGGATTTCAAGGACAAGCACGGCGACATCATCATCAGGCAGCTCAAGCGCCTCGGCTGCTCCTGCGATTGGTCGCGCGAGCGCTTCACCATGGATCCGCAATACACCCGCTGGGTCAGCCAGGTGTTCGTCGACCTTTTCAACGAAGGCCTCATCTACCGCGGCAAGCGGATGGTCAACTGGTGCCCGGTTTCCCTCACCGCCCTATCCGACGAGGAGGTGATCATGAAGCCCTCGCGCTCCAAGCTTTTCACCATGAAATACGAGCTCGCCGACAGCCCCGGCGAGTTCATCCACATCTCCACCACCCGTCCGGAAACGCTGATGGGAGATGTTGCGATCGCCGTCCACCCGAAGCACCCAAAGTATGCCAAATGGATCGGGAAAATGGTGAAACGACCCTTCCCGGAAGCGCTCATCCCCATCATCGGCGACGACGCGGTGGATCTGGAGTTCGGCACCGGCGCGCTGAAAATCACCCCGGCCCACGACAAGGTGGACTTCGAGATCGGCCTCAAGCACGGGCTGGAGATCATCGACGTCCTCCATCCCGACGGCACGATGAACATGCCCTCCATGCCGGAGTTCGACGGGCTAGACCGCTTTGTCGCCCGTCGCAAGGCCGCCGCAAAGCTCGAGGAAATGGGCCTGCTCCTCGGTGTCGAGGAATACGAGAACAACGTCGGCTATTCCGAGCGCGCCGACGTGCCCATCGAGCCGCGCATCTCCATGCAGTGGTTCCTACGCTACCCGAAAATCAAGGAGTCCACCGAGGCCGTTGCCTCCGGGGAAATCGCTTTCCGCCCCGGACGCTGGGCGAAAACCTACGCCCACTGGATGGAAAACCTCCAGGACTGGTGCATCAGCCGCCAGCTCTGGTGGGGGCACCAGATCCCCGTGTGGTATCGCAAGGACAAGCTCACCGACCTCAAGAACGCCGAGTCACTCGAAACCAAGGACGCCGAAGCCGGGGACATCTACGTCGGCGTCGAGCCGCCGACAGAAGGCGATTGGGAACGCGATGAGGACGTGATGGACACCTGGTTCTCCTCGTGGCTGTGGCCGTTTGCTACGATGTCTGACGTAGGTGAAAACTCGCAGACACTGAAAAAATTCTACCCCACCACCGATCTCGTCACCGGCCCCGACATCATCTTCTTCTGGGTCGCGCGGATGATCATGGCCGGCTACCGCTTCGCCGACGGCCTCCCGTTCAGGAACGTCTATTTCACCTCCATCATCCGCGACCTCAAAGGCCGCAAGATGAGCAAGTCCCTCGGCAACTCGCCCGATCCCATCGACCTGATGGACAAGTTCGGAGCCGACGGCCTGCGCTTCGGCCTGATGCGCATCGCGCCCGTGGGTGCCGATGTCCGTTTCGACGAAAGCTCCGTCGAGGAAGGCCGGAACTTCGCCAACAAGCTCTACAACGCCTGCCGCTTCCGCCAGATGGACGGCAATGAGTTCGCCCCGCTCCCATCCGTGAAAGGCCTGCCGGTCTATCACATCCAGGTCATGGCGAAGCTTGACCAGCTCCAGGCGGATCTCGATGGCATTTACGGTGAATACCGTTTCGGCGAGATCGCCCAGCGCCTCTACGAATTCCTCTGGAACGACTTCTGCGACAAATGGCTGGAGGCGGTGAAAGCCGACCTCCGCGAATCCGCCACCCCGGAAGCCCGCGCCGCCGCGCTCGGCACTTTCGATGCCGCGATGAGCCGATACCTCCAGCTGCTGCATCCCTACATGCCTCACGTCACCGAGGAGCTTTCCGAGCGCATGGACTACGTTTCCCAAGGCGAGTTCCTGATGCAGAAAATCCTCCCGGAAAAGGCACTGCTCGCGGAGCTTTCCGCCGCAGAAATTTCCGCGGCCGACAAACATGCGACCGCGATCTACGAGACCGCAGGCCGCCTGCGCAACCTCAAGGCGGAATACAACCTCGGCTCCCGCAAGGACGTCCGCTTCATCATGAAAGGCGCCGCCCCATGGCTTTCCGCCGAACTCAACGTCCTCGCCCTGCTCGCCGGCGCTACGGAGATCCTAGTGGATGATTCCTACGAAGCCCCGAAAGGCACCCCCGCCGCCGTCACCCCTTCCGGCGAGGCCTACATGCCCATGGAAGGCCTGATCGATGTCGAGGCAGAGCGCACTCGCATCACCAAGGAGATTGAGAAGATCCACATCGAGGTGAAGAAAGCCGAAGGCAAGCTCGGCAACGCATCCTTCGTGGACCGTGCCCCGCCTGAAGTGGTGGAGCAGGAAAAACAGCGGCTCGGGGACTGGAAAGCCAAGCTCGCCCAGTTGCAGCAAATGCTCGAAGATCTAAAGTAA
- a CDS encoding DUF4332 domain-containing protein, which produces MASLNEIKGIGEASLQLLAAAGIQHAESLAAQDAGDLVEELRRTNESLGISKRPPGIATVEKWIAGAADLVGAPPPAAVDEPGGETSASPVPVNYEANGEVAEMLSRSPYAIPLAGRIMMEKGLAVSDIPAGLLLNRYSGDLDVRVDDPAAQRTEVPSRRSSGNMETIEKTTARRHFEASSAKPMGLPTTGEKRIPKSKQGHEEDRVSLIRAPREQTNRGKDPESRSYVRGVLHTHPWSLRTGAFFSLLLLVNLPLAVIAALLLLLSREMPETFPAIPEWFLAFPIALPITGLGYLFWGVSGKCRICTQKLFVHKAALKHVKAHHFKGIGYVVPLCIHLLLFSWFRCSSCGTPVRLKK; this is translated from the coding sequence ATGGCCTCACTCAACGAAATCAAAGGGATCGGCGAAGCCTCACTGCAACTCCTTGCCGCCGCAGGGATCCAGCATGCCGAAAGCCTTGCCGCGCAGGATGCCGGGGATCTTGTCGAAGAACTCAGGCGCACCAACGAGAGCCTGGGGATAAGCAAGCGCCCGCCCGGGATCGCCACCGTAGAGAAATGGATCGCCGGTGCCGCCGATCTTGTCGGCGCACCGCCGCCGGCCGCCGTGGATGAGCCCGGGGGTGAGACATCCGCCTCGCCCGTGCCTGTCAATTACGAGGCGAACGGCGAGGTTGCCGAAATGCTCTCACGCTCGCCATACGCGATCCCGCTGGCTGGCAGGATCATGATGGAGAAAGGCCTTGCCGTTTCCGATATCCCCGCCGGGCTGCTGCTCAACCGCTATTCAGGCGACCTCGATGTCCGCGTGGATGATCCCGCCGCACAGAGGACGGAAGTCCCCTCCCGCCGCTCCTCCGGGAACATGGAAACGATAGAGAAAACCACCGCCCGCCGCCACTTCGAGGCCTCATCCGCAAAGCCGATGGGGCTTCCCACAACCGGCGAAAAGCGCATCCCGAAGTCCAAGCAAGGCCACGAGGAGGATAGGGTGTCCCTGATCCGCGCACCGCGCGAGCAGACCAACCGCGGGAAGGACCCCGAATCTCGCAGCTACGTCCGGGGAGTCCTCCACACACACCCGTGGAGCCTGCGCACCGGTGCGTTTTTCAGCCTCCTCCTGCTCGTGAACCTGCCGCTCGCCGTCATCGCAGCCCTGCTCCTCCTGCTCTCGCGCGAGATGCCGGAAACCTTCCCGGCGATACCCGAGTGGTTCCTCGCCTTTCCCATCGCCTTGCCCATCACAGGCCTGGGCTACCTGTTCTGGGGCGTTTCCGGAAAATGCCGCATCTGCACCCAGAAGCTCTTCGTGCACAAGGCCGCCCTCAAGCACGTCAAAGCCCACCACTTCAAGGGCATCGGCTACGTCGTCCCTCTTTGCATCCATCTTTTGCTCTTCAGCTGGTTCCGCTGTTCCTCTTGCGGAACCCCCGTCCGTCTGAAAAAATAG